The following DNA comes from Streptomyces sp. NBC_00690.
ATGTTCGACAGCATCGCCGGGGTGCTGCGGGCCGTCTCCCCGGTCCGCGCCCTCACCGGCAGCGCCAGCGTCAGCTCCTCGGCGTCCGTTCCGGAGGCCCGGTGGACGTAGGCAGCGACCAGGGCGATCACCGCCCTCGTCCACGGCGCCCCGTGCGCGCGGGCCATCTCCCGCAACTGCCGGGCGTACGGCGCGGGGAGGGTCACCGTACGCCGCACGAACGGCAGCGAACCGGGCGGTACGGGCGCCGAGCGCCCCCCGGCGATCCGCGCGGCCGGCGGCGGGTCCGCTGTCTTCGCGACCCAGTACGCCCGGTCCTCCGCCGCCTGCGGCGACTCCCGGTACCCGGTCTCCTCGGCGAGCAGCTCCGCCAGCGAACCGAACGGCGACGGACGCCACGGCCTCTCGGCCGCCGCGTCCTCGTACAGCTCCACCAGCCGGGCGCCCAGCAGAGACCGCCCGGCGCCGTCGATGACCAGATGGTGGAAACCGTGGAAGTAGAACCACAGCTTCTCACCGGCCTTCACCAGGGCGTGCCGGGTCAGCCAGTCCGCCGCCAGATCGAACGGGCGGGCGAGCTCGGCCGCCATCCAGCCGCGGGCCGCGGCGGCCGGGTCCTCGGCGCCGCTGAGGTCCACCAGTGCCAGTTCCCGGTCGCCCGGGTCGGCGTGCAGGGTCTGCCAGGGGCCGTCGCTGTCCGCGCCGACACCCCGGATCCGCATCGCGTCGGTCTCCACGGCGAGCTGCCGGAACGCGGCCCGGACCAGTTCCGGATCGACCCGGCCGCGCAGCTCCTGGTACTCGCCGATGTTGTAGCGCCGACCGGTCGGATCCAGCGTGTGGGCCAGCCAGATCTCGCGCTGGGCCGCCGACAGCGGCAGCCTGACGGATGCCTTGGGGGACATACGGTCGCTCCTCGGGGACGGGCCGGCGCGACGGGCTCGGCTCGGCGGATGCGGACCGGCCCCGCATACGGGCGGAGCGGTCCGGCGGTTCGGCGTGCGGATGCGGTGCGACTGCGAGGTCCCCGGCCGGTCCCGCCGGTCCGGTCTTCCGGCCCGGTCCGCCGGGGAACTCGCTGAGCTCATCCAATCCGCGCCGTCCGGCCCCGGGCGGCAGTTGCCCCGGCACTCCGGGAGCAGTTCAGACGGCGGCAGTTGCCTGCGGCGCGCCCACCGGGGCCCCGGTCACCAGCGCCCTGACCAGCGCCGGCACCCGGAAGCGGGCCGGGCCCTCCTCATGGGCCGCCCGGACCAGCCCCGACAGCAGCAACTCCCGCAGCAGCCGCCCGCACTCGTGCAGACTGCCGCCGGTCAGCGCGGTGAGCGCGGGCAGCCCGAAGCCGTCGGCGACCGAGTCCGGGCCCGGCGCGGCGCACAGGGCGCCGATTACAGCGCGCGGCCCTGCGGCCAGCCGCCCGATCCGGCCGTACAGGGAGTCCCGGAGCCGGTCGTCCCGGCCGCCGAGATGGTCGAGGAACGCCGCCGGATCCACCGCCAGCGTGTCGCAGAGCGCCGCCAGATCGGAGACGACCAGCCAGGAGGCGGCGGCCGACAGTGCCCCCGGATGTCCGTCGAGGAGCCGGCAGATCCGTACCGCCCGCTCCCGGTCGGCCGCCGTCACCGCCGGAGCCGCCAGCACCCGCCGCACCTGGTCCAGGAACATCCGCACCGCGGGCTCGCGCTCGTCCCCGGCCGGCTGCGGACCGTCCACCGCCCCTCGGGTACCGGCGGACGGCACGGGCAGCGGGCAGAGCAGGAAGAGCCGTTCGCAGGGGGCCTGCCACGGCTCGTCGGAGGTCACCAGCAGCCGCAGCCCCGGCACCTCGTGCAGCAGCTGGGTCAGCCGGTCCGCGTGCGGAGCGTGCGCCGGGGCGCCGTCGAGTACCAGCAGTACCGGTCCCTCGCCCAGCAGTGCGCTCGCCGACTCCCCGCCCGCGGGCTCCCGGTGTGGTAACCCGGACGCGTACAGCCCCGACACCAGACGCTCCGTCAGCTCTGGCCACGGCCCGGCGGCCGCCGGGCCGTACTCGCGGGCCGCGCCGGGGAAGGCGTGCCACAGCACCGGCATCCCGGAGATGTGC
Coding sequences within:
- a CDS encoding helix-turn-helix domain-containing protein; translated protein: MNPAHFAETVTDSQVGALIRAHRLRIGLTQRELADLSTISVRAIRDLEHGRATRPRTDTVRLMADALRLGPRARAALEDASRPGRVGRAPAGPPAPPNAPKPLVGRDTETATLVQELAPDGGERLVHLVGLPGVGKTRVALAAAAALHISGMPVLWHAFPGAAREYGPAAAGPWPELTERLVSGLYASGLPHREPAGGESASALLGEGPVLLVLDGAPAHAPHADRLTQLLHEVPGLRLLVTSDEPWQAPCERLFLLCPLPVPSAGTRGAVDGPQPAGDEREPAVRMFLDQVRRVLAAPAVTAADRERAVRICRLLDGHPGALSAAASWLVVSDLAALCDTLAVDPAAFLDHLGGRDDRLRDSLYGRIGRLAAGPRAVIGALCAAPGPDSVADGFGLPALTALTGGSLHECGRLLRELLLSGLVRAAHEEGPARFRVPALVRALVTGAPVGAPQATAAV